Proteins encoded together in one Deinococcus hopiensis KR-140 window:
- a CDS encoding potassium/proton antiporter, whose amino-acid sequence MEGHHAELYLLAAGVLLLVSLVVSRLGGRLGIPGLLLFLGVGMFAGSDGLGIEFSDYRLAQVLGTVALCFILFQGGLETHWGQTRPVVKRGLSLATLGVLVTAGVMAVFVHVVFGWAWPVAWLLGAVVSSTDASAVFSVLRERALGLKGDITPLLEFESGGNDPMAVFLTIGILELIAHPDMGVWEIVPLFLRQMLLGALFGAALGRAALWTLNRLQLQFEGLYSVLSLALALTIFSAAAVAGGSGFLAIYIAGVILGNADFIHKRSLIAFHDGLSWLMQVAMFLTLGLLVNPHELLPSAGLAIACALVLVFLARPLSVYLSLMRARMPLNEKSMVAWVGLRGAVPIVLATFPLLADVPQAQTLFNVVFFIVLTSVLLQGTTLTLVARTLNVREQLPTRTASPITYTPTGHNKNEMVEVEVRPGSDADGARIVDLHLPPEALVILIHRAGEFLIPKGATELLAGDSVLVLAGGEELREVRRRLDT is encoded by the coding sequence GTGGAAGGACATCATGCCGAGTTGTACCTGCTGGCCGCCGGAGTCCTGCTGCTTGTCAGCCTGGTGGTCAGCCGGCTGGGCGGGCGGCTGGGCATTCCGGGGCTGCTGCTGTTTCTGGGCGTGGGCATGTTCGCCGGGTCCGACGGGCTGGGCATCGAGTTCAGCGACTACCGGCTTGCGCAGGTGCTGGGCACCGTGGCGCTGTGTTTCATCCTGTTTCAGGGTGGATTGGAGACCCACTGGGGCCAGACGCGCCCGGTGGTGAAGCGTGGGCTGAGCCTCGCCACACTGGGCGTCCTCGTGACCGCCGGCGTAATGGCTGTGTTCGTGCATGTGGTCTTCGGCTGGGCCTGGCCGGTGGCCTGGCTGCTGGGCGCAGTGGTAAGCAGCACGGACGCCTCGGCGGTCTTCTCGGTGTTGCGCGAGCGGGCACTGGGGCTCAAGGGCGACATTACGCCGCTGCTGGAGTTCGAGTCGGGCGGCAACGATCCGATGGCCGTCTTCCTGACGATCGGGATTCTGGAACTGATCGCGCACCCGGACATGGGTGTATGGGAGATCGTGCCGCTGTTCTTGCGGCAGATGCTGCTGGGCGCGCTGTTCGGCGCGGCGCTCGGGCGGGCGGCGCTGTGGACCCTCAACCGACTGCAACTGCAGTTCGAGGGGCTGTACTCGGTCCTCAGCCTCGCGCTGGCGCTGACCATCTTCAGCGCGGCGGCGGTGGCGGGGGGCAGCGGCTTTCTGGCAATCTACATCGCGGGCGTGATCCTGGGCAACGCCGACTTTATCCACAAACGCAGTTTGATCGCCTTTCACGACGGGCTGTCGTGGTTGATGCAGGTGGCGATGTTCCTCACGCTGGGACTGCTGGTAAACCCGCACGAGCTGCTGCCCAGTGCCGGGCTGGCCATCGCCTGCGCGCTGGTGCTGGTGTTTCTGGCGCGGCCCCTGAGCGTGTACCTCAGCCTCATGCGGGCGCGGATGCCCCTGAACGAGAAGAGCATGGTGGCCTGGGTGGGACTGCGGGGCGCGGTACCCATCGTGCTGGCCACCTTTCCACTGTTGGCGGACGTGCCCCAGGCGCAGACCCTCTTTAACGTGGTCTTCTTTATCGTGCTGACCAGCGTGCTGCTTCAGGGCACCACGCTGACGCTGGTGGCCCGCACGCTGAACGTTCGCGAGCAGCTGCCCACCCGCACGGCCTCCCCCATCACCTACACGCCCACCGGCCACAACAAGAACGAAATGGTGGAGGTGGAAGTCCGTCCCGGCAGCGACGCCGACGGCGCGCGCATCGTGGACCTGCACCTGCCTCCCGAAGCGCTGGTGATCCTGATCCACCGCGCGGGCGAGTTCCTGATTCCCAAGGGGGCCACCGAGTTGCTGGCGGGCGACAGCGTGCTCGTGCTGGCGGGTGGAGAGGAGTTGCGGGAGGTGCGGCGGCGGCTGGACACGTAG
- the pheS gene encoding phenylalanine--tRNA ligase subunit alpha produces the protein MREEALQAIQSAPDLETLQAVKTRYVGKSGLVTKELGTLGKLPPEERKRRGAEINAVRQAIDAALQGREAVLKRAALDAKLASEAVDVTLPGLPLPSGGLHPINRVYEDLIGIYERMGYVVVEGPEVEDEHHNFEALNVPWYHPARDLQDTFWLEDGRLLRTHTSPMQIRYMVDHEPPMKVVVRGKVYRYEATDATHEAMFHQLEGLVVGDGVSMADLKGTIAEMARGLYGPSAKVRFQPSYYPFVEPGADFAVWWDNPRGESKWLELGGCGMIHPNVFKAVDDLREVQGKPRVYGGKAGFAFGLGPERIAMLKYGIPDIRYFYANDPRVLGQFRGELG, from the coding sequence ATGAGAGAAGAAGCTCTGCAAGCCATCCAGTCCGCACCGGACCTCGAAACCCTTCAGGCCGTCAAGACCCGCTATGTGGGCAAAAGCGGCCTCGTCACCAAAGAGCTCGGCACGCTTGGCAAGTTGCCCCCCGAGGAGCGCAAGCGCCGGGGTGCAGAGATCAACGCCGTTCGCCAGGCCATCGATGCGGCCCTGCAAGGGCGCGAGGCGGTACTCAAGCGGGCGGCGCTGGACGCCAAACTCGCCAGTGAGGCCGTCGATGTGACGCTGCCCGGCCTCCCACTGCCCTCGGGCGGCCTGCATCCCATCAACCGGGTGTACGAGGACCTGATCGGGATTTACGAGCGGATGGGCTACGTGGTCGTGGAGGGGCCTGAAGTCGAGGACGAGCACCACAACTTCGAGGCGCTGAACGTGCCGTGGTATCACCCCGCCCGGGACCTGCAAGACACCTTCTGGCTGGAAGATGGCCGGTTGCTGCGGACGCATACCTCCCCGATGCAAATCCGCTATATGGTGGACCACGAGCCGCCCATGAAGGTGGTGGTGCGCGGCAAGGTCTACCGCTACGAGGCCACAGACGCCACCCACGAGGCGATGTTTCACCAGCTCGAAGGGCTGGTGGTGGGCGACGGGGTCAGCATGGCGGACCTCAAGGGCACCATCGCGGAGATGGCGCGCGGGCTGTACGGTCCCTCCGCGAAAGTCCGCTTTCAGCCCAGCTACTACCCCTTCGTGGAGCCGGGGGCCGACTTCGCCGTGTGGTGGGACAATCCCCGGGGCGAGAGCAAGTGGCTGGAGCTGGGGGGGTGCGGCATGATCCACCCCAACGTCTTTAAAGCCGTGGACGACCTGCGCGAGGTGCAGGGTAAGCCGCGCGTGTACGGGGGCAAGGCGGGCTTTGCCTTCGGCCTGGGACCCGAGCGCATCGCCATGCTGAAGTACGGCATTCCCGACATCCGCTACTTCTACGCCAACGACCCGAGGGTGCTGGGCCAGTTCCGGGGGGAGTTGGGGTGA
- a CDS encoding DUF4350 domain-containing protein, translating to MASSLRLPVLLTLSLTLASCGAVPSSGQPTRLTAQAAAGEPVLNELYYDAPSTDAGMFIELRGPAGLALSGYTLTAYDTAGTAYRTITLSGAIPASGYYVVAQDSTVLNRTLVNAGADLNNGSGSLRLLKSGTVIDAAAYGTPSGGRGEGTPAPTTGAGSALARVPDGQDTNANSADFRVQAATPGTPNGAPGSGSTPTGKTVLFDLTKREDAGNADWRIDGAYSDYADALRGLGYTVKAVTGTGITSAALGGAKVVVIAEPQNPFSDSERAAIQSFVQNGGGLFMVSDHRDSDRDSDGWDSPEVFGGWDSSTPTSVSSAYQRSLDSGTLFGLNHSFGSSFSDPVYTATPTGSAHPVVIGSAGTGDDVVSAGVYVGTSIDVRSGTGVMGANGKTYLGVNTVGAGRVAAWGDTSTFSDGTFSDGTTSQYKNWGNLSNANLGKNVVRWLAGDL from the coding sequence ATGGCGTCCTCCCTCCGACTCCCGGTGCTGCTCACACTCTCCCTGACCCTCGCGTCATGTGGCGCTGTGCCTTCCAGCGGGCAGCCCACCAGGCTGACGGCCCAGGCGGCAGCAGGCGAACCCGTCCTGAATGAGCTGTACTACGACGCGCCGAGCACCGACGCCGGAATGTTTATTGAACTGCGGGGCCCCGCGGGACTGGCTCTCAGCGGCTACACCCTGACCGCCTATGACACGGCGGGCACGGCGTACCGCACCATCACGCTTTCGGGCGCCATTCCGGCCAGTGGGTACTACGTGGTGGCGCAGGACAGCACCGTGCTGAACCGGACCCTGGTCAACGCGGGTGCAGACCTCAACAACGGCAGCGGCAGCTTGCGCCTGCTTAAGTCGGGCACGGTGATCGACGCGGCGGCCTACGGCACCCCTTCGGGCGGACGCGGCGAGGGGACTCCCGCCCCGACGACGGGCGCGGGTTCGGCCCTGGCCCGCGTACCGGACGGTCAGGACACGAACGCCAACAGCGCCGACTTCCGGGTGCAGGCGGCGACCCCAGGCACGCCCAACGGTGCCCCGGGGAGCGGGAGCACGCCGACGGGCAAGACCGTGCTGTTTGACCTGACCAAGCGTGAGGACGCGGGAAATGCCGACTGGCGCATCGACGGCGCATACAGCGACTATGCGGATGCGCTGCGCGGCCTGGGCTACACCGTAAAGGCGGTGACCGGCACGGGCATCACCTCCGCGGCACTCGGCGGCGCGAAAGTCGTCGTCATCGCCGAGCCGCAAAATCCCTTCTCGGACAGTGAGCGGGCGGCGATCCAGTCGTTTGTGCAAAATGGCGGCGGGCTGTTTATGGTCAGCGACCACCGCGACTCCGACCGTGACAGCGACGGCTGGGACAGTCCAGAAGTGTTCGGGGGCTGGGACAGCTCCACGCCCACCAGCGTGAGCAGCGCGTACCAGCGGAGCCTGGACAGCGGCACCCTGTTCGGCCTGAACCACTCCTTCGGCTCCAGCTTCAGTGACCCGGTGTATACCGCCACGCCGACAGGCAGCGCCCACCCGGTCGTCATTGGAAGTGCGGGCACGGGCGACGACGTGGTGAGCGCGGGGGTGTATGTGGGCACCAGCATCGACGTGCGCTCGGGGACGGGCGTGATGGGCGCGAATGGCAAGACCTACCTGGGCGTGAACACGGTGGGCGCGGGCCGGGTGGCCGCCTGGGGCGATACGAGCACCTTCAGCGACGGCACGTTCAGCGACGGCACCACCAGCCAGTACAAGAACTGGGGCAACCTCAGCAATGCCAATCTGGGCAAGAACGTGGTGCGGTGGCTGGCGGGCGACCTTTAA